One Thermococcus sp. MV5 genomic region harbors:
- a CDS encoding M67 family metallopeptidase, producing MKALYIKGVHLYEILQRAKESKVEICGFLLGQEREDRFFVEEIVFTKNKLDSPIEFEVDPLETLEVFQIAEKEGLEIIGIFHSHINSPHYPSGKDLKGMNLWRNVWLIVSTLGTYGAFILKNGEIKEIGVVILD from the coding sequence ATGAAGGCCCTTTATATAAAAGGCGTACATCTGTACGAAATACTTCAGAGGGCAAAAGAAAGTAAAGTTGAAATATGCGGTTTTTTACTCGGACAAGAACGCGAAGATAGATTTTTCGTAGAGGAAATAGTTTTCACGAAAAATAAGTTAGATTCCCCAATAGAATTTGAAGTGGATCCATTGGAAACTTTAGAAGTTTTTCAAATAGCTGAAAAGGAAGGGTTAGAGATAATTGGAATTTTCCATTCTCATATTAATTCTCCCCATTATCCCTCCGGCAAGGATCTAAAAGGAATGAATTTGTGGAGAAATGTATGGTTAATAGTCAGCACTCTTGGAACTTACGGGGCATTTATCTTAAAGAATGGAGAAATCAAAGAGATTGGAGTGGTAATCCTTGATTGA
- the mobB gene encoding molybdopterin-guanine dinucleotide biosynthesis protein B, translating to MKAIAFVGFKKSGKTSALEKVANELKNRGYKIAIAKSMHTNFDNKNTDTWKFKQIADYVIVRAQETDALLFEAKDINALFSIIPEVDFLLLEGFKTARHMPKIICAKSEEEVDALNDDLAIAISGIIANNRIHQIKGLPVINALENPEKLADLIEEKAFMLPNLDCRMCGLTCYEMSKSIIRGEKSIKDCVVISSKPQVVVKVDGKELPMKDWVQELVKKTIEGMLSAMKGYKEGRKIEIIITNK from the coding sequence ATGAAGGCCATAGCTTTTGTAGGTTTTAAAAAGAGTGGAAAGACCTCCGCATTAGAAAAAGTTGCAAATGAACTCAAGAACAGAGGATACAAAATAGCAATAGCCAAGAGCATGCATACTAATTTTGATAACAAGAACACAGACACATGGAAATTCAAACAGATAGCAGATTATGTTATTGTTAGGGCCCAGGAAACTGACGCTTTACTTTTTGAGGCCAAAGATATAAATGCATTATTTTCAATAATTCCCGAAGTGGATTTCCTTCTTCTTGAGGGATTTAAAACAGCAAGACACATGCCAAAAATAATATGTGCAAAAAGTGAAGAAGAGGTAGATGCCCTCAATGACGATCTAGCAATTGCAATTAGTGGAATTATAGCAAATAACAGGATACATCAAATAAAAGGATTACCTGTGATAAATGCTCTTGAAAACCCCGAGAAACTGGCCGATTTAATCGAAGAAAAAGCATTTATGTTGCCAAACCTTGATTGTAGAATGTGTGGTCTCACTTGCTATGAAATGTCAAAATCAATTATCAGAGGAGAAAAAAGCATCAAAGACTGTGTCGTCATAAGCTCAAAGCCCCAAGTAGTTGTGAAAGTTGATGGAAAAGAGCTCCCAATGAAAGATTGGGTTCAAGAGTTAGTAAAAAAGACCATTGAAGGTATGCTCTCAGCTATGAAAGGGTATAAAGAAGGACGAAAAATTGAGATTATAATAACTAACAAGTGA
- a CDS encoding LSm family protein — translation MSEEKPLLLDKTLEKWKGKRVALAVSGDHSFTGTLEEFDEEVIVLENVADVVGNRGKSLIVKIDDINWIMLLE, via the coding sequence ATGAGCGAAGAAAAACCCCTCCTACTTGACAAGACACTTGAGAAATGGAAAGGAAAAAGAGTTGCTCTTGCAGTTAGTGGAGACCACTCTTTCACCGGAACTCTGGAAGAATTTGATGAAGAAGTCATTGTGCTTGAAAACGTTGCAGATGTTGTTGGGAATAGAGGAAAATCCTTAATAGTTAAGATAGATGATATCAACTGGATAATGCTTCTAGAGTGA